Proteins encoded together in one Ignavibacteriales bacterium window:
- a CDS encoding bifunctional UDP-3-O-[3-hydroxymyristoyl] N-acetylglucosamine deacetylase/3-hydroxyacyl-ACP dehydratase, with product MLEQQRTIKQPVSINGTGLHTGVSTSLTFKPAPSNYGIRFKRIDLPGHPEIPALVDYVVEVARGTTLQVGEAKVHTVEHVLAAIVGLQIDNIVIELNNIEPPIEDGSAKPFADALLKADFVVQDAPKDYLIIDQTVQYIDEAKGVHIVALPTDEYRLTVMIDYHNPALGSQHTGLFNLEKEFMGEFAPARTFCFLHEVESLHDQGLIRGGTLDNAIVIADEDLTEEKVKRITDRLGISDKLIIGTNGMLNNKLLRFKNEPARHKLLDLMGDLALIGAPFKAQILAARPGHASNVEFAKKIRKLYQQQALIKKYQFEKKEGVVFDINALQKILPHRYPFLFVDKIIDFHLDEKIVGVKNVTMNEWFFEGHFPGYPVMPGVLIIEAMAQVGGILLLNGLDNMQGKLAVFTTINNAKFRKQVVPGDQLLIEVVIKNRRSKIAVLEAKVYRNGELATEAEFSAAVVERGNSDSEKKI from the coding sequence ATGTTAGAACAGCAACGAACCATAAAACAACCGGTATCAATAAACGGGACCGGACTTCACACAGGGGTTTCTACAAGCTTAACATTCAAACCCGCACCATCCAATTACGGTATAAGATTTAAACGAATTGATTTACCGGGACATCCCGAAATACCCGCGCTTGTCGATTACGTTGTTGAAGTTGCCCGCGGTACAACGCTCCAAGTCGGTGAGGCAAAAGTCCATACAGTTGAGCATGTACTTGCCGCGATTGTTGGATTGCAGATTGATAATATTGTCATCGAGTTAAATAATATCGAACCGCCCATAGAAGACGGCAGCGCAAAACCGTTTGCCGATGCTCTTTTAAAAGCTGATTTCGTTGTTCAAGATGCTCCAAAAGATTACCTCATCATCGATCAGACTGTTCAATATATCGATGAAGCAAAAGGTGTACACATAGTCGCTCTTCCAACCGATGAATATAGGTTGACCGTGATGATCGATTATCATAATCCGGCATTGGGCAGTCAGCATACCGGTCTGTTCAATTTAGAAAAAGAATTCATGGGAGAATTCGCGCCTGCGCGCACATTTTGTTTTCTTCACGAAGTTGAATCGCTCCACGATCAGGGTTTAATCCGCGGCGGCACTTTGGATAACGCGATAGTGATCGCGGATGAAGATTTAACGGAAGAAAAAGTAAAAAGAATCACGGATAGACTAGGGATCAGCGACAAATTGATAATCGGTACGAACGGAATGCTGAACAATAAATTACTCCGTTTCAAGAACGAACCTGCACGGCACAAGCTGCTCGATCTGATGGGCGATCTGGCACTTATCGGCGCACCGTTCAAAGCACAGATACTTGCCGCGCGGCCCGGACATGCAAGCAACGTCGAATTCGCGAAGAAAATCCGCAAATTGTATCAGCAACAAGCCCTTATTAAGAAATATCAATTCGAGAAGAAAGAGGGAGTTGTTTTCGATATCAATGCTCTGCAAAAAATTCTTCCGCATCGTTATCCTTTTTTGTTCGTCGATAAGATTATTGATTTTCATCTCGATGAAAAAATCGTCGGCGTTAAAAATGTAACGATGAACGAATGGTTTTTTGAAGGGCACTTTCCCGGATACCCTGTTATGCCGGGTGTGCTTATCATAGAAGCGATGGCGCAGGTCGGCGGAATCTTACTCCTCAATGGTCTCGACAACATGCAGGGAAAGCTTGCTGTTTTTACAACCATTAATAATGCAAAATTCCGGAAGCAGGTTGTACCGGGTGATCAATTATTGATAGAAGTAGTTATAAAAAACCGACGATCCAAAATTGCAGTCCTTGAGGCGAAAGTGTATCGTAACGGTGAGTTGGCTACGGAAGCAGAATTCAGCGCTGCCGTTGTAGAACGCGGAAACTCGGATTCCGAAAAGAAAATTTAA